A region of Acidisarcina sp. DNA encodes the following proteins:
- the plsY gene encoding glycerol-3-phosphate 1-O-acyltransferase PlsY yields MLAIHYFVLILTGYLLGSIPFGYLLVRYVRHEDIRAVGSGNIGATNVLRSGSKGLGALTLLLDAAKGAAAVFAGAWLARSYFAGSINPRDAAAVAGLFALLGHVFPVWLRFKGGKGVATGLGVFLFLLPLASLGSFVVFAVVFALSRYVSLASILAAIALPPLGLWLYPEWHTPLFLLALFLMPAVIIVKHHQNIRRLLTGSEFRFGKPKGSAA; encoded by the coding sequence ATGTTGGCAATACACTACTTCGTCCTTATTCTTACCGGGTATCTCCTGGGGTCGATCCCTTTTGGGTATCTTCTGGTGCGCTATGTGCGCCATGAGGATATCCGCGCCGTGGGCAGTGGCAATATCGGCGCCACCAACGTATTGCGCTCCGGCTCAAAGGGCCTGGGAGCATTGACGCTGCTGCTGGATGCAGCAAAGGGAGCGGCGGCGGTATTTGCCGGGGCATGGCTGGCGCGCAGCTACTTTGCGGGCAGCATCAACCCACGAGATGCGGCGGCGGTCGCCGGTCTCTTTGCCCTGCTGGGTCACGTCTTCCCGGTGTGGCTGCGCTTCAAGGGCGGGAAGGGAGTGGCTACGGGCTTAGGAGTCTTTCTCTTCCTGCTACCGCTGGCCTCGCTCGGCTCGTTCGTCGTCTTCGCAGTGGTCTTCGCCCTGTCTCGGTACGTCTCGCTGGCCTCGATCCTGGCGGCGATCGCGTTGCCTCCGCTTGGCCTGTGGCTGTACCCGGAATGGCATACTCCCTTGTTTCTATTGGCGCTGTTTCTGATGCCGGCGGTGATCATCGTCAAGCATCACCAGAACATTCGCCGTCTATTGACGGGCAGCGAGTTTCGCTTTGGCAAACCGAAAGGAAGTGCGGCATGA
- a CDS encoding NAD(P)H-dependent glycerol-3-phosphate dehydrogenase, with protein MSRIAVLGSGAWGTAIALSLTRRGGHEVTLWTHAQEICDDIVARGENVDFLPGFPLPEEIRITADTREAVSEAEIVVSVVPSEFLRQTYRRIAPSLHAGQLLVSATKGVEDVTFLRMTEVIRATLAEQGLKLACGVLSGPTFAAEVAAGFPTAITIAFDNMAHAIRIQNEFSSPTLRLYTNDDVIGVELGGAIKNVIAIACGTVAGLGLGYNSAAALITRGMAEITRLAVACGARRETLAGLSGIGDLVLTCTGSLSRNRTVGFELGKGHKLPEILARLEGKVAEGVHTTTAALGLAQRHGVEMPITEQMDLILHQGKSPLEAMHELMSRPGRDE; from the coding sequence ATGAGCCGGATTGCAGTTCTAGGCAGCGGGGCGTGGGGAACCGCAATTGCGTTGAGCCTTACCCGGCGCGGTGGCCACGAAGTGACACTGTGGACGCATGCGCAGGAGATCTGCGACGACATAGTGGCGCGTGGCGAGAATGTCGACTTTCTGCCGGGCTTCCCTCTGCCGGAGGAGATTCGCATCACCGCCGACACCCGCGAGGCGGTAAGCGAAGCAGAGATTGTAGTCAGTGTGGTGCCGTCGGAGTTTCTGCGGCAGACCTACCGGCGCATTGCCCCATCCCTGCATGCGGGGCAGTTGCTCGTCAGCGCCACCAAAGGCGTGGAGGATGTGACCTTTCTGCGCATGACGGAGGTGATCCGCGCAACCCTGGCGGAGCAGGGCCTGAAGCTGGCCTGCGGAGTGCTGAGCGGGCCAACATTTGCCGCCGAAGTTGCCGCCGGATTCCCTACCGCGATCACGATTGCCTTTGACAACATGGCGCATGCGATACGCATCCAGAACGAGTTCAGCAGCCCGACGCTGAGGCTCTACACCAACGACGACGTGATTGGAGTGGAACTTGGCGGAGCGATCAAGAACGTGATCGCCATTGCCTGCGGCACGGTAGCCGGACTGGGCCTGGGCTACAACAGCGCCGCCGCGCTCATTACCCGCGGCATGGCGGAGATTACCCGGCTCGCCGTAGCCTGCGGCGCGCGCCGCGAGACGCTGGCAGGACTGTCGGGCATCGGCGACCTGGTGCTGACCTGCACCGGATCGCTCTCGCGCAACCGCACCGTGGGGTTTGAGCTGGGCAAAGGGCACAAGCTGCCAGAGATTCTTGCGCGACTGGAGGGCAAGGTGGCCGAGGGGGTGCACACCACCACTGCCGCCCTGGGCCTGGCGCAACGGCATGGCGTGGAGATGCCGATCACCGAGCAGATGGATTTGATTCTGCACCAGGGCAAGTCTCCGCTGGAGGCAATGCACGAGCTGATGAGCCGCCCCGGACGCGACGAATAG
- a CDS encoding HD domain-containing phosphohydrolase yields the protein MKSVSAFRFRIFLPLFLLLIATSAISSAAATAAITSGHSAVLSTMVAILTSLAVCALASQIVSNAIAQESSRVAASISEPPDPPRGGRRAPQTLFFEEVAEAWEKAALRLERTINQERSKAIQSRADLNEFLCTVAKATEERSPFLRGHAERVAAYAAGISEEFELGEELTERIRLAAMVHDIGMIGIGEAAQKKGRLLAVQEFEILRAHPSRGAAILRSVESLSDLVPAVELHHEAPDGSGYPYGLTEDDIPLAARILAVADTFDTLISADPHQPGMSVSEALDVMDDLAGARLDRRVVDALLRYLEREALQPHGDAGRTPVDFLEQKMAAEAGRS from the coding sequence ATGAAAAGCGTTTCGGCCTTCCGATTTCGGATTTTTCTGCCTTTGTTCCTCCTGCTGATCGCGACAAGCGCAATCAGCTCAGCGGCTGCTACGGCAGCCATTACCTCGGGGCACTCCGCCGTACTCTCCACCATGGTGGCGATCCTGACCAGTCTCGCAGTCTGCGCGCTGGCAAGCCAGATCGTCTCCAACGCTATCGCGCAGGAGAGCAGCAGAGTAGCAGCATCGATCAGCGAGCCTCCCGATCCGCCGCGGGGAGGACGCCGCGCGCCGCAAACGCTCTTTTTTGAAGAGGTAGCGGAGGCCTGGGAGAAGGCCGCTCTGCGCCTGGAGCGCACCATCAACCAGGAGCGCTCGAAGGCGATCCAATCGCGCGCGGATCTAAACGAGTTTCTCTGTACCGTGGCCAAGGCCACCGAGGAGCGCTCCCCGTTCCTGCGCGGGCACGCCGAGCGGGTTGCCGCCTACGCGGCGGGCATCTCCGAAGAATTTGAACTGGGCGAAGAACTGACCGAGCGCATCCGGCTGGCGGCGATGGTTCACGACATCGGCATGATCGGCATCGGAGAGGCGGCGCAGAAGAAAGGCCGTCTGCTGGCGGTTCAGGAATTCGAGATTCTGCGGGCACACCCCTCTCGAGGAGCGGCCATTCTGCGCTCCGTCGAGTCCTTGAGCGACCTGGTTCCCGCGGTGGAGCTGCACCATGAAGCACCGGACGGAAGCGGCTATCCCTACGGATTGACGGAAGACGACATCCCGCTGGCAGCGCGCATCCTGGCCGTGGCGGATACCTTCGACACGCTGATCAGCGCCGATCCTCACCAGCCGGGGATGAGCGTTAGCGAAGCGCTCGACGTGATGGATGATCTTGCAGGAGCACGTCTGGATCGCAGAGTTGTAGACGCCTTGCTTCGCTATCTGGAGCGCGAGGCCCTCCAGCCCCACGGCGATGCCGGCAGAACCCCGGTGGATTTTCTGGAACAGAAGATGGCGGCAGAGGCAGGCAGAAGCTAA
- the ftsY gene encoding signal recognition particle-docking protein FtsY → MIQTLFGSLSEEPEKKSIFERMKQAVSRTRENLEERIEGVIALTREVDEATLDELELSLIASDLGVGTTEEILKTLRDHAKRQQIRDGAELRQLLKTEIKAILDEQARPVATVSGPEIILMVGVNGTGKTTTSGKLAALYRSQGKSVLLCAADTFRAAAIEQLEVWSERSGVELIKSKQGGDPTAVLFDALQVAKARNFDIVIVDTAGRLHTKGGLMAELDKMRRTTQRFIADAPHEVLLVMDATTGQNGLQQARLFTESAGVTGIVLTKLDGTAKGGIAVAIARELKLPVRYVGVGEKIEDLLPFDSEAFAESLLGNR, encoded by the coding sequence ATGATTCAAACGCTGTTTGGCAGTCTTAGCGAGGAGCCGGAAAAGAAATCCATCTTCGAACGCATGAAACAGGCCGTCTCCCGCACGCGGGAGAACCTGGAGGAGCGGATCGAAGGCGTTATCGCTCTGACCCGCGAGGTCGACGAGGCCACGCTGGATGAGCTGGAGCTGAGCCTGATCGCCTCCGATCTCGGCGTCGGCACGACCGAAGAGATCCTGAAGACTCTGCGGGACCATGCCAAGCGCCAGCAGATACGCGACGGCGCGGAGCTCCGGCAACTGCTCAAAACAGAGATCAAAGCTATCCTCGACGAGCAGGCGCGGCCAGTCGCCACCGTCAGCGGGCCAGAGATCATCCTGATGGTAGGGGTGAACGGCACCGGCAAAACCACCACTTCGGGCAAGCTGGCCGCACTCTATCGCAGCCAGGGGAAAAGCGTGCTGCTGTGCGCCGCCGACACCTTCCGCGCTGCTGCGATTGAGCAGTTGGAGGTATGGAGCGAACGCAGCGGAGTGGAGCTGATCAAGAGCAAGCAGGGCGGAGATCCGACGGCAGTGCTCTTCGACGCGCTGCAGGTTGCCAAGGCTCGCAATTTCGACATCGTGATTGTGGATACCGCCGGACGGCTGCATACCAAGGGCGGCCTGATGGCCGAACTGGACAAGATGCGCCGCACCACGCAGCGGTTTATCGCCGACGCTCCCCATGAGGTGCTGCTGGTGATGGACGCCACCACGGGACAGAACGGACTGCAGCAGGCGCGACTGTTCACCGAGTCGGCGGGAGTGACAGGCATTGTGCTGACCAAGCTCGACGGCACTGCCAAGGGTGGCATCGCAGTGGCCATCGCACGCGAGCTGAAGCTGCCTGTCCGCTATGTAGGAGTGGGGGAGAAGATTGAGGATCTGCTGCCCTTTGACAGCGAGGCCTTCGCAGAGTCTCTGCTGGGCAACCGATGA
- the ribD gene encoding bifunctional diaminohydroxyphosphoribosylaminopyrimidine deaminase/5-amino-6-(5-phosphoribosylamino)uracil reductase RibD, with protein sequence MFSIAIDDEADKAWMARALLQAEMGNGLASPNPTVGCVIVKNGRAIGEGFHAYAEKDHAEIVALRNAGAEARGATAYVTLEPCSTQGRTGPCADALIAAGVARVVVATRDPNPEVNGGGIVNLVAAGIRVTVGVREAEARRLNDAFAQSIRTGLPLLSLKAGLSLDGRIAPASGIHSGGEPYWITGEESRAEVHRMRHASDAILLGINSALADDPLLTDRSELPRRRPLLRAIVDSQLRLPVDSRLVCSAAGDLVVFCTASSTLEKQARIQALQDRGVQVEEMGDGDRVPLKQVLTWLAGLRMTSVLLEGGSVLNTQALREDLVDKVSLFYAPRFLGGDAVPLIGGLEGKRITLKHTEMVRFDEDVLIRGLIHDPWAD encoded by the coding sequence GTGTTCTCGATTGCCATAGATGATGAAGCGGATAAGGCCTGGATGGCGCGGGCTCTGTTGCAGGCGGAGATGGGCAACGGTCTGGCCTCGCCCAATCCGACGGTGGGTTGCGTGATCGTCAAGAACGGCCGGGCCATTGGAGAAGGGTTCCATGCCTATGCGGAGAAAGACCACGCAGAGATTGTGGCCCTGCGAAATGCCGGAGCCGAGGCGCGGGGCGCTACCGCGTATGTGACGCTGGAACCGTGCAGCACGCAGGGGCGAACTGGACCCTGCGCCGACGCGTTGATCGCTGCCGGAGTCGCGCGGGTGGTCGTGGCAACCAGAGACCCCAATCCTGAGGTGAATGGCGGCGGCATTGTGAACCTGGTTGCGGCCGGGATCCGCGTGACAGTTGGGGTCCGCGAAGCTGAGGCGCGGCGGCTGAACGATGCCTTTGCCCAATCCATCCGCACGGGCCTGCCGCTGCTGTCGCTCAAGGCAGGCTTGAGCCTGGATGGACGCATTGCTCCGGCAAGCGGCATCCACTCCGGCGGAGAGCCGTACTGGATTACCGGGGAAGAATCGCGCGCCGAGGTACACCGCATGCGGCACGCGTCGGATGCAATTCTGCTGGGTATCAACTCGGCGCTGGCGGACGATCCGCTGTTGACAGACCGCAGCGAGCTTCCCCGCCGCCGCCCCCTGCTGCGAGCCATCGTGGATTCCCAGCTCCGGTTGCCGGTCGATTCCCGCCTGGTATGCTCCGCGGCAGGAGATCTGGTCGTCTTCTGCACCGCAAGTTCGACGCTTGAAAAGCAGGCACGCATCCAGGCGCTCCAGGACCGTGGCGTGCAGGTGGAGGAGATGGGCGACGGCGACCGCGTGCCCCTCAAGCAGGTTTTGACGTGGCTTGCCGGACTGCGCATGACCAGCGTGCTGCTCGAGGGCGGTTCTGTGCTGAATACACAGGCCCTGCGCGAGGATCTGGTGGACAAAGTCAGCCTGTTCTATGCGCCGAGGTTTCTGGGCGGGGATGCGGTTCCCTTGATCGGCGGTCTGGAAGGAAAGCGGATCACGCTGAAGCACACGGAGATGGTGCGCTTCGACGAAGACGTGCTCATACGGGGTTTGATTCACGATCCCTGGGCAGACTGA
- a CDS encoding MFS transporter: protein MTLADQQSEEHIALTRRIVRTAFLSFLCYLCIGIQLAVLPSFVHLDLGYMPLMAGLAISMQYVATLVTRPWAGHMGDTLGAKRTVMKGQVYTTCSGAVLLLAALLRHRPLLSLLLLLASRLLLGAGESCTATGVTIWGMGRVGQEHTAEVISWSGIATYGALAIGAPVGVWVNGRFGLGSLAVLVLILSFAGYVLAAKIAAVRVIKGESLTFQHVLGKVFPHGMSLALGTVGFGAIASFITLYYANRQWNNAAFSLSVFGLCFIATRLLFARSIERRGGFPVALVSLAVETVGLVLLWLASTSSVALLGAGLTGTGFALVFPALGVEAVRTVSPANSGSALGLYNAFMDLAMGITGPIAGLIISGYGYSGIFLFAAVMCVGGILLTVAIYRRATQSRQIDEA from the coding sequence ATGACGTTAGCGGACCAACAGAGCGAGGAGCATATCGCGCTCACGCGGCGCATTGTCAGGACGGCCTTTCTCAGCTTTCTCTGCTATTTGTGCATTGGGATCCAGCTTGCCGTGCTGCCTTCCTTCGTCCATCTGGACCTGGGATACATGCCGTTGATGGCGGGCCTTGCCATCAGCATGCAGTACGTTGCCACGCTGGTCACCCGGCCATGGGCAGGCCATATGGGCGACACGTTGGGAGCCAAGCGTACGGTGATGAAAGGCCAGGTGTACACCACCTGCAGCGGAGCCGTTCTGTTACTTGCCGCGTTGCTGCGCCATCGCCCGCTTCTCTCCCTGCTGCTGCTTCTGGCCAGCCGCCTTCTGCTGGGAGCAGGGGAAAGCTGTACTGCTACGGGCGTCACGATCTGGGGTATGGGGCGCGTGGGGCAGGAGCACACGGCGGAGGTGATCTCCTGGAGCGGCATTGCCACCTACGGCGCGCTCGCCATCGGAGCGCCCGTCGGTGTCTGGGTAAACGGCCGGTTTGGTCTTGGCTCGCTGGCAGTGCTGGTTCTGATCCTCTCGTTCGCGGGCTATGTGCTGGCGGCGAAAATCGCAGCTGTCCGCGTCATCAAGGGGGAGAGCCTGACCTTCCAACATGTTCTGGGCAAGGTCTTTCCGCATGGCATGAGCCTCGCCCTGGGGACAGTCGGCTTCGGCGCCATCGCGTCTTTCATCACGCTCTATTACGCCAATCGCCAATGGAACAACGCCGCCTTCTCGCTCTCGGTCTTCGGGCTGTGCTTTATCGCCACCCGGCTGCTTTTTGCTCGCAGCATCGAACGCCGGGGAGGCTTCCCGGTCGCACTGGTTTCGCTGGCGGTGGAAACGGTGGGCCTGGTACTGCTGTGGCTTGCCTCGACCTCGTCGGTGGCTCTGCTCGGCGCGGGGCTTACCGGCACCGGCTTTGCCCTGGTCTTTCCCGCGCTTGGGGTGGAGGCGGTCAGGACCGTGTCACCAGCGAATAGCGGGTCCGCGCTTGGTCTCTATAACGCCTTCATGGATCTCGCGATGGGGATTACCGGCCCAATTGCCGGGCTGATCATCAGCGGCTATGGGTATTCGGGGATATTTCTCTTTGCCGCAGTCATGTGTGTCGGCGGCATCCTGCTCACGGTGGCGATCTATCGGCGGGCAACCCAATCCCGCCAGATAGACGAAGCTTAG
- a CDS encoding riboflavin synthase — MFTGLVEQTGTIVSVEERSGARRITVAAPGLASRLREGDSVAVSGVCLTALDIEPEADPPVFHADLAQETVNRTSLAVLQPGSEVNLELPTAAGSPLGGHVVQGHVDGVGSLVSLEQVSDEADPALADWWLKVTVPENVTRFMIEKGSIAIEGISLTIASFEPGLPEGDVVTVAIIPHTYLATNLHTMRPGRPVNIEADVLVKFAAQQKRVPEFDLTEDFLLAQGY, encoded by the coding sequence ATGTTTACAGGATTGGTAGAGCAGACAGGGACCATCGTCAGTGTGGAGGAGCGCTCCGGAGCAAGACGGATCACCGTAGCCGCCCCGGGACTCGCTTCGCGTCTCCGCGAGGGCGACAGCGTTGCGGTGAGCGGAGTCTGCCTGACGGCTCTCGACATCGAGCCGGAGGCCGATCCTCCCGTCTTCCATGCCGACCTGGCGCAGGAGACGGTAAACCGCACTTCGCTGGCGGTCCTGCAACCGGGATCGGAGGTCAACCTGGAGCTGCCCACCGCCGCAGGAAGTCCTCTCGGAGGGCATGTGGTTCAGGGCCACGTGGATGGTGTCGGCAGCCTGGTATCGCTCGAACAGGTTTCCGATGAGGCAGACCCCGCACTGGCCGACTGGTGGCTGAAGGTGACGGTTCCGGAAAACGTGACCCGCTTCATGATCGAGAAGGGATCGATCGCCATCGAGGGCATCAGCCTGACCATTGCCAGCTTTGAGCCGGGCCTGCCGGAAGGAGATGTGGTCACGGTCGCAATCATTCCCCACACCTACCTGGCAACGAATCTGCACACCATGCGGCCGGGCCGGCCCGTAAACATTGAAGCCGATGTGCTGGTGAAGTTTGCCGCGCAGCAGAAACGCGTGCCTGAGTTCGATCTGACTGAAGACTTTCTGCTCGCACAGGGGTATTGA
- a CDS encoding threonine synthase has protein sequence MPAIAFLECSRCHTHLSPATPQTVCPACAGALYVRYDMDALRRTAARPSDVDRAPSRGMWRYSSVLPEVEPVTLGEGWTPMLRSRRNPHVFLKEEANNPTGSFKARGLSLAVSMARHYGIKKLAVPSAGNAAGALAAYAAAAGIEANLFMPRDVPFANYLEAVAYGAKVTLVDGLISDCARIVAERREQEGWFDVSTLKEPFRVEGKKTMGYELVEQLGWEYPDAVFYPTGGGVGLIGMWKAFAEMEELGWVKPGRRPRMFALQSSGCAPIARAFRQGATVSEFFPEASTFASGLRVPKPYGDAIILEILRESGGMALDLPDQAILASLLDWARQEGILLSPEGAAATAAYDHLIATGVLQPTDRVVLFNTGSGLKYTDVLAKAMHLESPTAAGANPLAERDHRGIQLPAKSRVGGIITPQ, from the coding sequence ATGCCGGCAATTGCCTTTCTTGAGTGCTCTCGCTGCCATACGCATCTTTCGCCCGCCACCCCGCAAACTGTCTGCCCAGCGTGTGCTGGCGCACTCTATGTCCGCTATGACATGGACGCGCTGCGCCGCACCGCCGCTCGACCCAGCGACGTCGATCGTGCGCCCAGCCGTGGCATGTGGCGCTATTCGAGCGTCCTGCCTGAGGTCGAGCCCGTGACCCTTGGCGAGGGCTGGACCCCGATGCTCCGCAGCCGGCGCAATCCCCACGTTTTTCTCAAGGAGGAGGCGAACAACCCCACGGGAAGCTTCAAAGCCCGTGGCCTTTCGCTTGCCGTCTCCATGGCCAGGCACTATGGAATCAAAAAGTTAGCTGTCCCCTCCGCGGGCAATGCCGCGGGAGCGCTTGCCGCATATGCTGCCGCCGCCGGCATCGAGGCTAATCTCTTCATGCCGCGCGACGTGCCCTTTGCCAACTACCTGGAAGCGGTGGCCTATGGAGCCAAAGTCACTCTTGTCGATGGACTTATCTCCGATTGCGCCCGCATCGTCGCCGAGCGCAGGGAGCAGGAGGGCTGGTTTGACGTCTCCACCCTCAAAGAGCCCTTCCGCGTGGAAGGCAAGAAGACCATGGGCTACGAACTGGTGGAGCAGCTTGGATGGGAGTACCCGGATGCGGTTTTTTATCCCACGGGTGGGGGTGTAGGCCTCATCGGCATGTGGAAGGCGTTTGCTGAGATGGAGGAGCTCGGCTGGGTGAAGCCAGGGCGCAGACCGCGTATGTTTGCCCTGCAGTCGTCAGGATGCGCGCCCATCGCGCGTGCCTTCCGGCAGGGAGCTACAGTCTCGGAGTTCTTCCCGGAGGCCAGCACCTTCGCCTCCGGCCTGCGTGTGCCCAAGCCATACGGCGATGCCATTATTCTCGAGATCCTGCGGGAATCCGGGGGAATGGCGCTGGATCTACCCGACCAGGCGATTCTTGCCTCCCTGCTGGATTGGGCGCGGCAGGAAGGCATCCTGCTCTCGCCCGAGGGCGCTGCAGCCACGGCAGCCTACGATCATCTGATCGCGACAGGAGTACTCCAGCCCACGGACCGCGTCGTCCTCTTCAACACCGGCTCCGGACTGAAGTACACCGATGTGCTGGCCAAGGCGATGCACCTGGAGTCTCCCACGGCGGCTGGAGCCAATCCTCTGGCCGAACGGGATCATCGCGGCATTCAGCTACCCGCAAAGAGCCGCGTTGGTGGCATCATCACTCCGCAATAG
- a CDS encoding Cof-type HAD-IIB family hydrolase, translating to MTSASLAAPVKMIAIDIDGTILPSRGTAISERNQRALRAAEAAGIEIVIATGRRQAFALPIVEPVGLSQETILISSNGSITRNFAGDLLERSLVPSATARELCRMLRNYGSTVMTFDREGPGSLVIESLQTLHERIALWVEANRSSLAEVVPLERALDDGESPVQAMVCGTVEAMREAYDALASSAMAQEIALHRTEYPRRNLCIVDILPQGCSKGAALERLARQRGIGREQVMAIGDNYNDVEMMAFAGRGVLMGNATPELQQIGQEHGWLITGTNDEDGVAQVIESVCLDSETVGQADRA from the coding sequence ATGACCTCTGCCTCCCTGGCCGCCCCGGTAAAGATGATCGCCATCGATATCGATGGCACGATATTGCCGTCACGAGGAACCGCGATCAGCGAACGCAATCAGCGGGCCCTGCGCGCAGCCGAGGCCGCGGGAATTGAGATCGTAATCGCTACCGGCCGCCGCCAGGCCTTTGCCCTGCCGATTGTGGAGCCGGTGGGCCTGAGCCAGGAGACGATCCTGATCTCCTCGAATGGCTCGATTACAAGGAATTTTGCAGGGGATCTGCTGGAGCGCTCGCTGGTGCCCTCGGCAACCGCACGGGAGCTTTGCCGGATGCTGCGCAACTATGGCTCGACGGTCATGACCTTCGACCGGGAGGGACCGGGATCGCTGGTGATTGAGTCCCTGCAAACGCTGCACGAGCGCATCGCGCTGTGGGTGGAAGCCAATCGCAGCTCGCTGGCCGAGGTGGTTCCGCTGGAGCGGGCGCTGGACGATGGGGAGTCTCCGGTGCAGGCGATGGTCTGCGGCACTGTGGAGGCGATGCGGGAGGCCTATGATGCGCTAGCATCGAGCGCGATGGCCCAGGAGATCGCCCTGCACCGAACGGAATATCCGCGGCGCAATCTGTGCATCGTGGACATTCTGCCGCAAGGCTGCTCGAAGGGTGCGGCGCTGGAGCGGCTGGCCCGGCAGCGAGGCATAGGCCGCGAGCAAGTAATGGCCATCGGCGACAACTACAACGACGTGGAGATGATGGCCTTTGCCGGCCGCGGAGTGCTGATGGGCAACGCCACCCCTGAATTGCAGCAGATCGGACAGGAGCACGGTTGGCTGATCACCGGCACCAACGACGAGGATGGTGTAGCCCAGGTGATTGAATCCGTATGCCTGGATTCTGAGACAGTCGGCCAGGCGGATCGGGCATGA
- a CDS encoding lytic transglycosylase domain-containing protein translates to MKAGRKAGWTRTVAIAAALLGAAASGAVAADASALHVTLSNGFDLICDHRESVGNRVRLYLQPGSQSFVEVAGEEIVSVEPAPAVKFAEQQTSATAAAERRLPDPTPEQLHEMMSQAGAQHNLDVDLLASVVRAESGGNIRAVSRTGARGLMQLMPGTAAQLGVADSFRPEQNINGGTTYLDALLTRYHDDIPLALAAYNAGPAAVDRYHGIPPYHETRAYVARVIHEFNRRKTLAEREANSPSRRASQTASATQKHIQ, encoded by the coding sequence ATGAAGGCAGGGCGTAAGGCCGGCTGGACGCGCACCGTCGCGATAGCGGCGGCGCTGCTGGGCGCTGCTGCGAGCGGCGCGGTGGCAGCGGACGCCTCTGCCCTGCACGTCACGCTGTCCAACGGATTTGACCTGATCTGCGATCACCGGGAGTCGGTCGGAAACCGTGTCCGGCTTTATCTGCAGCCGGGCAGCCAGAGCTTTGTAGAAGTAGCCGGGGAAGAGATTGTGAGCGTGGAGCCTGCTCCGGCCGTGAAGTTCGCGGAACAGCAAACTTCTGCGACAGCAGCAGCGGAACGGCGTCTGCCCGACCCTACGCCGGAACAGCTGCACGAGATGATGTCGCAGGCCGGAGCGCAGCATAATCTTGACGTGGATCTGCTGGCCAGCGTGGTTCGCGCCGAGAGCGGCGGCAACATCCGCGCGGTGAGCCGGACCGGAGCCCGCGGCCTGATGCAGTTAATGCCAGGGACGGCGGCGCAACTGGGCGTGGCAGACAGCTTTCGTCCGGAGCAAAACATCAACGGCGGCACTACCTACCTGGATGCGCTGCTGACGCGCTACCACGACGATATTCCGCTGGCCCTGGCGGCATACAATGCCGGACCTGCCGCGGTGGACCGCTATCACGGCATTCCGCCGTACCATGAGACACGCGCCTACGTTGCCCGCGTGATTCATGAGTTCAACCGGCGCAAGACGCTGGCGGAGCGCGAGGCGAACTCACCTTCGCGCCGTGCAAGCCAGACGGCAAGCGCAACGCAGAAGCATATCCAGTAG